The Vibrio chagasii genome includes a region encoding these proteins:
- the bcsE gene encoding cellulose biosynthesis protein BcsE: MHSIHGLPATTSEREYESVYVNLFTHKRLAIDSLFNLLKNKDNTSLTIFTDKETFLTGLTEEVISKINHLAKTSLEKMYFVNSHQSKKTINPISLSLDIHNINIKSHSTYILFIHDSLLAHCDDNEIDKFLYNIQSIAHKKHLSINLCIYGNLATSILKPKLLTNNRYIAGLATMTPIDESSYNYLVDFWCNKHGVKSDSEYILTSSSNGQLEATLNQNLSSLDIIEDKADNDRIYVSKEVLSEGVKVPKSVHVANDNQTLLKMLDSPRASTVIFSCTNQKEVRQLAIDCFRLRAKAGNQLKIVIRETEQCLRYTDEKFLLRAGVNLICPVQLPHMRFMTQVEAIQGQLSTRPLPKNIESLLKYDLKFGNKGYMLNTEFKDYCGELIAMSSRSNVRFALIKLSLLPGMTAEDCLRLCHIRRDGDVVTACNNALYILFSAIRHNDINVALSNVFEFPIRDLFYTVQTYDTQHDIEAELQYIIKDQATISSEVSQLTTEEKIFSEATHPVTDVPPLFAIKKVIASKGTI; the protein is encoded by the coding sequence ATGCACTCGATTCATGGGCTACCGGCAACGACCAGTGAAAGAGAATATGAATCTGTATACGTCAATTTATTCACACACAAAAGACTAGCAATCGATTCCTTATTCAACTTATTAAAAAACAAAGATAACACTTCACTTACAATATTTACTGACAAAGAAACTTTTTTGACAGGGCTCACTGAAGAAGTAATATCAAAAATCAATCACTTAGCAAAAACGTCATTAGAAAAAATGTATTTTGTTAATAGCCATCAGTCGAAAAAAACAATCAATCCAATTTCACTGTCACTTGATATTCACAATATCAATATAAAAAGCCATTCTACTTATATTTTATTTATTCATGACAGCTTGCTCGCTCACTGTGATGACAATGAAATTGATAAATTTCTATACAATATACAAAGTATTGCTCATAAAAAGCACTTATCCATCAATTTATGTATTTACGGCAACCTTGCAACGTCAATATTAAAACCAAAATTGCTCACTAATAACCGCTACATCGCAGGGCTTGCAACTATGACTCCAATCGATGAGTCTAGTTATAACTACCTTGTTGATTTTTGGTGCAATAAACATGGTGTTAAGTCTGATAGTGAATATATTCTTACGAGTTCAAGTAACGGTCAATTAGAGGCTACCTTAAACCAGAACCTAAGCTCGCTAGACATAATCGAAGATAAAGCGGACAACGATCGAATCTATGTGAGCAAAGAAGTCTTGAGTGAGGGCGTTAAGGTTCCCAAAAGCGTACATGTAGCGAATGACAACCAAACGCTACTAAAGATGCTCGATAGTCCAAGAGCTTCAACCGTTATCTTTAGTTGCACCAATCAGAAAGAAGTTAGGCAGTTAGCTATTGACTGCTTTAGGTTACGTGCTAAAGCGGGGAACCAACTAAAAATAGTTATTCGCGAGACTGAGCAGTGCCTAAGATACACAGACGAAAAGTTTCTACTTCGCGCAGGAGTTAATTTGATCTGTCCTGTTCAACTTCCTCACATGCGCTTTATGACACAAGTCGAGGCAATACAAGGCCAGTTATCCACTCGCCCATTACCGAAGAATATCGAGTCTCTCCTCAAGTATGACCTAAAGTTCGGAAATAAAGGTTATATGCTAAACACTGAGTTTAAAGACTATTGTGGTGAGTTGATTGCTATGTCATCACGCTCCAATGTTAGGTTTGCGTTAATCAAGCTTAGTTTGTTACCTGGAATGACGGCTGAAGATTGCCTACGTCTCTGCCATATCCGTAGAGATGGCGATGTCGTCACTGCATGTAATAATGCTCTGTATATCCTTTTTAGTGCGATCCGCCACAACGACATCAACGTTGCACTGAGTAACGTTTTCGAGTTTCCTATTCGCGATCTGTTTTATACGGTTCAAACTTATGACACTCAACATGATATCGAAGCCGAATTGCAATACATCATAAAAGATCAGGCCACAATCTCATCTGAAGTGTCACAATTAACGACAGAAGAAAAGATTTTTTCAGAGGCTACTCACCCCGTAACAGACGTCCCCCCCCTATTTGCAATAAAAAAAGTTATCGCCTCAAAGGGAACCATATGA
- the bcsG gene encoding cellulose biosynthesis protein BcsG gives MKPHLKDSILSNLSLGWWNIYFIAKVALFVQGTIDFHPIENFALLLFILLPVTLKPINVARHLIAVVIAAWLLHYDSYLPPLDRLWAQVGQLAQFEIGYLIELIGRFVSVEALLGLFTLCAGYYILSRFLRISVFVVIAMLYVSLPDSPEPSVQVVSNDLTQKNESTLPTPSQPQITEINDQSLNKMTTNFFEKEASRSVDFSQSSQSSAPFDLLFLSICSVAWDDIEIAGLADHPLFKEFDIMFDNFSAGTSYSGPAVIRLLRASCGQQEHSQLFASAPSNQCYLFDNLKNLGFEENLLMNHNGVFDSFLELIKKDGDIAAELMPQDGFKPYQKSFDGSSIFRDKQVLDNWLQQRLNSSDEKVVALYNSISLHDGNRIINSKSSTSMISYKKRLKNLLDDLYDFFKQLEASKRNIVVALVPEHGAGMRGDRMQIQGMREIPAPGIVHTPVGIKIFGENIKRDGETIHVTAPSSYLALSQLVSNILEEDIYSDTQFSPKKLTQNLPETPLVAQNSGSTVIEVDGKYYVTLDGSSWIEYPNK, from the coding sequence ATGAAACCACATCTTAAGGATTCCATTCTTTCAAACCTAAGTTTGGGTTGGTGGAACATCTATTTTATCGCAAAAGTGGCTCTTTTCGTTCAAGGGACGATTGACTTCCACCCAATTGAAAACTTCGCTTTATTACTATTTATATTACTTCCCGTGACACTGAAGCCAATCAATGTAGCTCGCCATCTTATCGCGGTTGTGATAGCTGCTTGGTTACTGCATTATGATTCTTACCTTCCGCCGCTAGATAGGCTTTGGGCGCAAGTAGGACAACTCGCACAGTTTGAGATTGGATATCTTATTGAGCTTATAGGGCGGTTTGTTTCAGTTGAAGCACTGCTAGGCTTATTTACGCTATGTGCAGGTTACTACATCCTAAGTAGATTTCTACGTATCTCGGTCTTCGTCGTTATCGCGATGCTTTATGTCAGCCTACCAGACAGTCCTGAACCTTCAGTTCAGGTTGTTAGCAATGACTTAACACAAAAAAACGAGTCAACCCTGCCAACGCCGTCGCAACCACAAATAACTGAAATAAATGACCAATCCCTGAATAAAATGACTACAAATTTTTTCGAGAAAGAAGCATCTCGTTCTGTCGATTTTAGTCAAAGCAGCCAATCATCAGCCCCCTTTGACCTACTATTTTTAAGTATTTGTTCAGTCGCGTGGGACGACATCGAGATTGCAGGGTTAGCAGATCACCCGCTGTTTAAAGAATTCGACATCATGTTCGACAACTTTAGTGCCGGCACATCATATAGTGGCCCTGCTGTTATTCGTCTATTAAGAGCGAGTTGTGGTCAACAAGAACACAGCCAGCTGTTCGCATCAGCACCTTCAAACCAATGTTACCTGTTTGATAATCTCAAAAACTTAGGCTTCGAAGAAAACCTATTAATGAACCATAACGGTGTCTTTGACAGCTTCCTTGAACTAATTAAAAAGGATGGTGACATAGCAGCAGAACTCATGCCTCAGGATGGCTTTAAGCCTTACCAAAAGTCATTTGACGGCTCTTCAATATTCCGAGACAAACAAGTCCTAGATAACTGGCTACAACAAAGGCTAAACAGCAGTGATGAAAAAGTCGTAGCATTGTATAACTCGATCTCACTACATGATGGCAATCGAATCATAAATTCTAAGTCCAGTACGTCAATGATCAGTTATAAAAAGCGTTTGAAAAACCTGCTTGACGATCTTTATGATTTTTTCAAACAGCTTGAAGCATCAAAACGTAATATTGTTGTTGCTTTAGTACCTGAACACGGAGCAGGTATGCGGGGCGATAGAATGCAAATACAAGGTATGAGAGAAATACCAGCCCCTGGTATCGTGCATACTCCAGTAGGCATTAAGATTTTCGGGGAAAATATCAAACGTGACGGAGAGACAATACATGTCACCGCTCCTTCAAGCTACCTAGCACTCTCGCAATTAGTATCCAATATTCTAGAGGAAGATATCTATAGTGATACACAGTTCAGTCCAAAGAAACTAACTCAAAACTTACCAGAAACACCCCTCGTAGCCCAAAATTCTGGCTCAACAGTAATTGAAGTCGATGGCAAATATTACGTCACATTAGATGGATCTAGTTGGATTGAATATCCAAATAAGTAG
- a CDS encoding LysR family transcriptional regulator: protein MHHFNLRALEYLNALSKYGSLRKASKMMNVDPAAMSRMLTQLEAQAEMKVWERNNRQSLLTEAGNELLNYYRSIVRSETAVLARLTKLKNLKGGNVSIAIGEGFITNLVSKPMQTFMARYPDINLSIEIAGALDAVKMLEDQQIDFAITYASAPHPKLHSHVERSHPLELIAPKGHILTTQQAPVTLQDVREASIALIDNSTGMGRLVKQAEQNSHLTLQPKLQTNSVTALTNFVSAGLGVTFMPKLTVLDEIKSGQIEVVATELDTFSKATVKVQSLKGRALSLQAETFLDFLIENATFLSHDAHNI, encoded by the coding sequence ATGCATCATTTTAATCTCCGTGCGCTTGAGTATCTGAATGCGTTATCAAAATATGGGTCGCTGCGTAAAGCGTCTAAGATGATGAACGTTGACCCTGCGGCAATGAGTCGAATGCTGACGCAGCTTGAAGCACAAGCAGAAATGAAGGTGTGGGAGCGCAACAACCGCCAATCTCTGCTGACTGAGGCGGGCAACGAGTTATTGAACTATTACCGCTCCATCGTTCGCAGTGAAACGGCGGTGCTGGCTCGCCTAACCAAGCTGAAAAACCTCAAGGGCGGTAACGTTAGCATCGCGATAGGGGAAGGGTTTATCACAAACTTGGTCTCTAAACCCATGCAGACCTTCATGGCTCGATACCCTGATATCAATTTATCGATTGAAATTGCGGGTGCGTTGGATGCCGTGAAAATGTTGGAGGATCAACAGATCGATTTCGCGATTACCTATGCGTCTGCTCCTCACCCTAAACTGCATTCACACGTCGAGCGTAGTCATCCTCTAGAGCTAATCGCTCCAAAAGGGCACATACTGACGACGCAACAAGCACCAGTGACACTGCAAGATGTTAGAGAGGCTTCTATTGCTTTGATCGACAACTCGACAGGTATGGGGAGGCTCGTAAAGCAGGCCGAACAAAACTCTCATCTCACTTTGCAACCTAAGCTTCAAACTAACTCTGTTACCGCGCTAACTAACTTCGTTTCGGCAGGCCTAGGCGTGACCTTTATGCCTAAGCTCACTGTGCTTGATGAGATCAAATCGGGACAAATTGAAGTGGTTGCAACTGAGCTAGACACCTTTTCTAAAGCGACGGTGAAAGTTCAATCTCTTAAAGGCCGAGCACTGTCATTGCAAGCCGAAACCTTTTTAGACTTTCTCATCGAGAACGCCACATTCTTAAGTCATGATGCTCACAATATCTAG
- a CDS encoding HAD-IIB family hydrolase produces the protein MNSVSNELNQNWKKIDWVLTDVDDTLTWQGQLPPETLIALSKLRDSGKKVVAVTGACAGWCDHIAQLWPVDAVLGENGAFIMEKKNGYLTLRSDIPLPEVSANQSKLKEQVLAILSDYPELSLTLDQSYRLCEVAIDIGQNRPKVDDAIIEEIVSKIHALGAHATASSIHINAWYGEHSKKATSTAFLKEKGLSDQEIVERSCYVGDSMNDQYMFEILPNSVGVANIQHYWERLEHHPSVVMSKPGGYGFSEFVDKLLALK, from the coding sequence ATGAATTCGGTATCGAATGAATTGAACCAAAATTGGAAAAAGATAGATTGGGTGTTAACTGATGTGGACGACACCTTAACCTGGCAAGGTCAATTGCCTCCTGAAACCTTGATTGCGTTAAGCAAGCTGCGTGATTCAGGGAAAAAAGTAGTTGCGGTAACGGGCGCATGTGCAGGGTGGTGTGATCATATTGCTCAGCTGTGGCCTGTTGATGCGGTTCTCGGCGAGAATGGCGCTTTCATTATGGAAAAGAAAAACGGTTATCTGACATTGCGCTCAGATATTCCCTTGCCAGAAGTCAGTGCTAATCAGAGCAAACTGAAAGAACAAGTCTTAGCTATTTTGAGCGATTACCCAGAGCTGAGTTTAACGCTCGATCAGTCGTATCGCTTGTGTGAGGTCGCGATAGACATTGGACAAAACCGTCCTAAAGTTGATGATGCGATTATTGAAGAGATAGTCTCAAAGATTCACGCGTTAGGTGCACATGCTACAGCAAGCTCTATTCACATTAATGCTTGGTATGGTGAGCACTCTAAGAAAGCAACATCGACCGCCTTTCTTAAAGAGAAGGGACTATCTGACCAAGAAATAGTTGAGCGTAGTTGCTATGTCGGTGACTCGATGAACGATCAATACATGTTTGAAATTTTGCCGAACAGTGTCGGTGTGGCGAATATTCAGCATTACTGGGAACGACTAGAACATCACCCATCAGTGGTGATGAGCAAGCCTGGCGGGTATGGTTTCTCTGAATTTGTCGACAAGCTGCTTGCCTTAAAATAG